In Streptomyces longhuiensis, the following proteins share a genomic window:
- a CDS encoding carbohydrate ABC transporter permease: protein MTTLHPSAAARRRPAQPSARRQRRSWTGWGFIGPFAVVFALVFLAPLAYSVYLSLFRTQLIGGTHFVGLDNYQQALQDSQFWGGVARVGLFLLVQVPVMLGIALLVALALDSGRLYGKDFFRISVFLPYAVPAVVASLMWGFMYGTRFGLVGDINDAFGISLPDPLSSGLILASIGNIVTWEFVGYNMLIFYSALRVVPHSLYEAAEIDGAGQWRVISAIKLPAIRGALVIATIFSIIGSFQLFNEPAILQKLAPNDITTDYTPNYYTYSLSFSGQQHNYSATVAIVMGVITMVVAYVVQLRGMRKGA from the coding sequence ATGACGACGCTTCACCCGTCGGCGGCCGCTCGGCGGCGCCCGGCACAGCCGTCGGCGAGACGGCAACGCCGGTCCTGGACCGGCTGGGGCTTCATCGGCCCGTTCGCGGTGGTGTTCGCCCTGGTGTTCCTGGCCCCCCTCGCCTACTCCGTCTACCTGAGTCTCTTCCGGACCCAGCTCATCGGCGGGACCCACTTCGTGGGCCTCGACAACTACCAACAGGCGTTGCAGGACAGTCAGTTCTGGGGCGGCGTGGCACGCGTCGGCCTGTTCCTGCTCGTCCAGGTGCCGGTCATGCTGGGCATCGCCCTGCTCGTCGCGCTCGCCCTGGACAGCGGACGCCTGTACGGCAAGGACTTCTTCCGGATATCCGTCTTCCTGCCGTACGCCGTGCCGGCCGTCGTCGCCTCCCTGATGTGGGGGTTCATGTACGGCACCCGCTTCGGCCTCGTCGGCGACATCAACGACGCGTTCGGCATCTCGCTGCCCGACCCGCTCTCGTCCGGTCTGATCCTCGCGTCGATCGGCAACATCGTCACCTGGGAGTTCGTCGGTTACAACATGCTGATCTTCTACTCCGCGCTGCGCGTCGTCCCGCACTCCCTCTACGAGGCGGCCGAGATCGACGGCGCGGGCCAGTGGCGCGTCATATCGGCGATCAAGCTGCCGGCGATACGCGGCGCCCTCGTCATCGCCACGATCTTCTCGATCATCGGCAGCTTCCAGCTGTTCAACGAGCCCGCGATTCTCCAGAAGCTCGCGCCCAACGACATCACCACCGACTACACCCCGAACTACTACACGTACTCGCTGTCCTTCTCCGGCCAACAGCACAACTACTCCGCGACCGTCGCCATCGTCATGGGCGTGATCACGATGGTCGTCGCCTACGTCGTCCAGCTGCGCGGCATGCGCAAGGGAGCGTGA
- a CDS encoding LacI family DNA-binding transcriptional regulator: MADVARVAGVSSQTVSRVSNGFPGVNEETREQVLAAMKELGYRPNSAARALKRGEFRTIGVITFTLSTTGNIRTLEAIATSAAQEGYAVTLLPVAVPTQDEVRGAFSRLGELAVDAVIVIMEVHLLDAARLPLPPHVNVVVADSDAGDRYTVVDTDQAGGSRDAVEHLLGLGHRTVWHLAGPAESYAAQRRTDAWRAALTDARRETPPLVRGDWSADSGYRAGLRLAEQDDCTAVFVANDQMALGLLRALQERGRKVPDDVSVIGFDDIPESGSFLPPLTTVHQDFAEVGRLCVEGVLRQVRQSETERGTTLVPTRLVVRQSTAPPPVR; the protein is encoded by the coding sequence ATGGCGGACGTCGCCCGCGTCGCCGGAGTCTCGTCGCAGACCGTGTCCCGCGTCTCGAACGGCTTTCCCGGCGTGAACGAGGAGACCCGGGAGCAGGTGCTCGCCGCCATGAAGGAGCTCGGCTACCGCCCCAACAGCGCCGCACGCGCCCTCAAACGCGGCGAGTTCCGCACCATCGGCGTCATCACGTTCACGCTCTCCACGACGGGCAACATCCGCACCCTGGAAGCCATCGCCACCTCGGCGGCGCAAGAGGGGTACGCCGTCACCCTGCTCCCCGTCGCCGTGCCCACGCAGGACGAGGTCCGCGGCGCCTTCTCCCGGCTCGGGGAACTCGCCGTCGACGCCGTCATCGTCATCATGGAGGTCCACCTCCTCGACGCGGCCCGCCTGCCCCTGCCGCCGCACGTCAACGTCGTAGTGGCGGACTCGGACGCCGGCGACCGCTACACCGTCGTCGACACCGACCAGGCGGGCGGCTCACGCGACGCCGTGGAACACCTGCTCGGCCTCGGCCACCGCACGGTGTGGCACCTCGCGGGACCCGCGGAGTCGTACGCCGCACAGCGCAGGACCGACGCCTGGCGCGCGGCACTGACCGACGCGAGACGCGAGACGCCGCCGCTCGTACGCGGCGACTGGTCGGCGGATTCCGGCTACCGCGCCGGCCTCCGACTCGCCGAACAGGACGACTGCACAGCCGTGTTCGTCGCCAACGATCAAATGGCCCTCGGCCTGCTGAGGGCACTTCAGGAGCGCGGCCGCAAGGTGCCGGACGACGTGTCCGTCATCGGCTTCGACGACATCCCGGAGTCCGGCTCGTTCCTGCCGCCCCTGACCACCGTCCACCAGGACTTCGCCGAGGTGGGACGTCTCTGCGTGGAAGGGGTGTTGCGGCAGGTCCGCCAGAGCGAGACCGAGCGCGGCACCACACTCGTGCCCACACGACTCGTGGTGAGGCAGAGCACGGCGCCACCGCCCGTCAGGTAG
- a CDS encoding helix-turn-helix transcriptional regulator, producing MSRPTVRVLTLLELLQSGGVRTVAELADRLGVDGRTVRRYVDQLNDLDVPVEAVRGRYGGYRLAAGYRLPPLMLSDDEALAVLLGLVAGRRGGLTTADTASETAAAKIRRVLPERLARRLDTVLESLAFTASPGQFATPDAEVLLTVADAVRHRRPLSIRYTDRDGRRSERPLHAYGIVAHSGRWYVTGADPEIGEDRTFRLDRIAVARTLPGSFEVPDGLDPAQRVLSGFATAEYRYAVALRIHGTLDQIRARLPAAVASVQETVPTARVDPGAERWLRVELRVETLEWLPPVLASLDRPFVIERPDELRDLVITLADRLSSYARQA from the coding sequence ATGTCCCGACCTACCGTGCGTGTGCTGACTCTCCTGGAACTGCTGCAGTCGGGCGGCGTCCGGACGGTGGCCGAACTCGCCGACCGGCTCGGCGTCGACGGGCGGACCGTGCGGCGGTATGTGGACCAGCTGAACGACCTCGACGTGCCGGTGGAGGCGGTGCGGGGCCGCTACGGCGGATACCGGCTCGCCGCCGGATACCGCTTGCCTCCGCTCATGCTCAGCGACGACGAGGCTCTCGCCGTCCTGCTCGGCCTGGTCGCCGGCCGCCGAGGCGGGCTGACGACGGCGGACACGGCGAGCGAGACGGCAGCGGCCAAGATCCGCAGGGTGCTTCCCGAGCGCTTGGCCCGCAGGCTCGACACGGTCCTGGAATCCCTCGCGTTCACCGCTTCGCCCGGCCAGTTCGCAACCCCGGACGCCGAGGTCCTGCTCACCGTCGCCGATGCGGTACGCCACCGACGACCGCTCTCGATCAGATACACCGACCGCGACGGCCGACGCAGCGAACGCCCGCTCCACGCCTACGGGATCGTCGCCCATTCGGGCCGGTGGTACGTCACGGGCGCGGACCCCGAGATCGGGGAGGACCGGACGTTCCGGCTCGATCGCATCGCGGTCGCGAGGACCCTTCCCGGCTCGTTCGAGGTCCCCGACGGGCTTGATCCGGCGCAGCGCGTGTTGTCCGGGTTCGCCACGGCTGAGTACCGGTACGCGGTGGCCCTGCGGATCCACGGGACGCTCGATCAGATCCGCGCCCGCCTTCCGGCCGCCGTCGCGAGCGTGCAGGAGACTGTGCCCACGGCACGCGTGGATCCGGGTGCCGAGCGTTGGCTGCGAGTCGAGCTCCGGGTGGAAACCCTCGAGTGGTTGCCGCCGGTGCTCGCCTCGCTTGACCGGCCGTTCGTCATCGAGCGCCCCGATGAACTTCGCGACCTCGTCATCACTCTCGCCGACCGTCTCTCGTCCTACGCCCGTCAAGCCTGA
- a CDS encoding VOC family protein: MDFVSIRIITSDVARLVEFYEKATGVPATWATEDFAELKTPSATLAIAGTRTVPLFAPGSARPADNHSVIIEFLVDDVDRVHENLTGLGTDFVNEPTTMPWGNRALLFRDPDGNLVNFFTPVTPAAIEKFAR, translated from the coding sequence ATGGACTTCGTCTCGATCCGCATCATCACCAGCGACGTCGCACGCCTCGTCGAGTTCTACGAGAAGGCCACAGGGGTACCGGCGACCTGGGCCACCGAGGACTTCGCCGAACTCAAGACCCCCAGCGCCACCCTCGCGATCGCCGGCACCCGCACCGTCCCACTGTTCGCTCCCGGTTCCGCCCGTCCTGCGGACAACCACAGCGTGATCATCGAGTTCCTCGTCGACGACGTGGACCGCGTGCACGAGAACCTGACCGGCCTTGGCACCGACTTCGTCAACGAGCCCACCACGATGCCCTGGGGCAACCGCGCGCTGCTCTTCCGCGACCCCGACGGCAACCTCGTCAACTTCTTCACCCCGGTCACCCCGGCCGCCATCGAGAAGTTCGCTCGCTGA